A genomic window from Aquitalea aquatilis includes:
- a CDS encoding DMT family transporter: MTSPRSSNTVAYCLLTFAALFWAGNFVLGRAVHASIPPLTLSFGRWLIALLILLPLGLKPLLAQRALWQPHWRRIILLALLGIAAFNSLVYLGLQSTSATNGVLLNSFIPILIVLLGALFFRMPLNRGQLLAVLLSFAGVLLLVAHGEPARLLALDINQGDALVFAAMLAWALYTLLLRGLPAGLDRLGLLTLLVAIGLLVILPMFWLEWLHGRRAVPNLSTLASFAYVGTLPSVLAYYFYNLGVARVGAARAGSFIHLMPAFGALLSMLLLGEAIHGYHLLGIATILGGVLLSARSAGR, encoded by the coding sequence ATGACTTCACCGCGTTCTTCCAACACTGTCGCTTATTGCCTGCTCACCTTTGCCGCCCTGTTCTGGGCTGGCAATTTCGTGCTGGGCCGTGCCGTCCATGCCAGCATCCCACCCTTGACCCTGTCGTTTGGCCGCTGGCTGATTGCCTTGCTCATTTTGCTGCCGCTGGGGCTGAAGCCCTTGCTGGCCCAGCGCGCCCTGTGGCAGCCGCATTGGCGGCGCATCATCTTGCTGGCCCTGCTGGGCATTGCCGCCTTCAATTCGCTGGTGTATCTGGGTTTGCAGTCCACCAGTGCCACCAACGGGGTGCTGCTCAATTCTTTCATTCCCATCCTGATCGTGCTGCTGGGGGCTTTGTTCTTCCGCATGCCGCTTAATCGTGGCCAGTTGCTGGCCGTGCTGCTGTCCTTTGCCGGCGTCTTGCTGCTGGTGGCGCATGGCGAGCCGGCGCGACTGCTTGCGCTGGATATCAATCAGGGTGACGCACTGGTGTTTGCCGCCATGCTGGCCTGGGCGCTGTACACCCTGCTGCTGCGCGGCCTGCCGGCGGGGCTGGACCGGCTGGGACTGCTGACCCTGCTGGTGGCCATCGGCCTGCTGGTCATCCTGCCCATGTTCTGGCTGGAGTGGCTGCATGGCCGCCGTGCAGTGCCGAATCTGTCGACACTGGCCAGCTTTGCCTACGTCGGCACGCTGCCCTCTGTGCTGGCTTATTATTTTTACAATCTGGGTGTGGCGCGGGTGGGGGCGGCACGGGCCGGCAGTTTCATCCACCTGATGCCGGCCTTTGGTGCCTTGCTGTCCATGTTGCTGCTGGGTGAAGCCATCCATGGCTATCACCTGCTGGGGATTGCCACCATTTTGGGTGGTGTGCTGCTGTCGGCGCGCAGCGCAGGACGTTAA
- a CDS encoding MBL fold metallo-hydrolase — protein sequence MRTLTSLLGNSQKLDGGAMFGNAPRAMWSQWLAPDEQHRVPLACRCLLVREEDGRRILLEAGIGAFFAPELKTRYGVVEDGHVLLDNLAAAGCSDADIDVVILSHLHFDHVGGLLAAWDGGPARLLFPKAQFVVSRSAWQRAKEPHARDRASFIPELITLLENSGRLILTDGETPDCLPADYRFHLSDGHTPGMLLTEIPLGQGPVVYAADLIPGASWVHVPITMGYDRFPEQLIDEKRGLLDDLLSRQGRLFFTHDPQHALARVAQDGKGRFQAADALARLTALAS from the coding sequence ATGCGTACCCTGACTTCCCTGCTTGGCAATTCCCAGAAACTGGATGGTGGTGCCATGTTCGGCAACGCGCCGCGCGCCATGTGGAGCCAGTGGCTGGCACCGGACGAACAACACCGGGTGCCGTTGGCCTGTCGTTGTCTGCTGGTGCGCGAGGAAGACGGCCGGCGCATTCTGCTGGAAGCCGGCATCGGTGCCTTTTTTGCCCCGGAGCTGAAAACCCGCTACGGCGTGGTGGAAGATGGCCATGTGTTGCTGGACAATCTGGCTGCGGCCGGTTGCAGCGATGCCGATATCGATGTGGTCATCCTGTCTCATCTGCATTTTGATCATGTCGGCGGCCTGTTGGCCGCCTGGGATGGCGGCCCGGCGCGGCTGCTGTTTCCCAAGGCGCAATTCGTGGTCAGCCGCAGCGCCTGGCAGCGTGCCAAGGAGCCGCATGCCCGCGACCGCGCTTCCTTCATTCCCGAACTGATCACCCTGTTGGAAAACAGTGGCCGGCTGATCCTCACCGACGGCGAAACGCCAGACTGCCTGCCGGCGGATTACCGTTTTCATCTGAGCGACGGCCATACCCCCGGCATGCTGCTGACGGAGATTCCGCTCGGCCAAGGCCCGGTGGTGTATGCCGCCGACCTCATCCCCGGCGCGTCCTGGGTGCATGTGCCCATCACCATGGGTTACGACCGTTTCCCGGAACAGCTGATCGATGAAAAGCGTGGCTTGCTGGATGACTTGCTCTCCCGGCAAGGCCGGCTGTTCTTCACCCATGATCCGCAGCATGCGTTGGCCCGGGTGGCGCAGGATGGCAAAGGGCGTTTTCAAGCGGCCGATGCGCTGGCGCGGCTGACGGCACTGGCCAGCTGA
- a CDS encoding DUF2399 domain-containing protein, giving the protein MSSWLARISPELVERLPIGARGHHLLLQPTLAPTPLLLPQADQALLQRWLSLRVMRQRWTSLLGQGCDPAQAEDLLRRLLECGWCEVELHAEPGRLGQWEPFWVTWREVYQLRSLIGLPDADARDEVVQLWRGWQPQNAILQGLADSLAQRLQSSTLERRLKIAQALDNWLTAGLWGTERQFSQYALGRSKAFGEADRRWLAEFGIALEACGISRHTPHVFLSGPLELYAGGQLLLSAGLLQSGLALAPEALQQVDAVRGPVQMVRIVENLSVFEVLTRQAEPVLTLWVPGYPHRRWLQAVGHLLAVLRLPVQVACDLDPAGVAIALQVGELAGQAGCAWQPWRMQADELTLAHGGQPLKEEDQQALARLARLPLPPMLADLCAAMLERQLKVEQEALFIGHGDEGLTG; this is encoded by the coding sequence ATGTCCAGCTGGCTTGCCCGTATTTCCCCGGAACTGGTCGAACGCCTGCCCATTGGCGCACGCGGCCACCATCTGCTGCTGCAACCCACGCTCGCCCCCACACCGCTGCTGTTGCCGCAGGCCGATCAGGCCCTGCTGCAGCGCTGGCTGTCCCTGCGTGTCATGCGTCAGCGCTGGACCAGCTTGCTGGGGCAGGGCTGCGATCCGGCCCAGGCGGAAGACCTGCTGCGCCGCTTGCTGGAATGCGGCTGGTGCGAGGTGGAGCTGCATGCCGAACCAGGCCGGCTAGGCCAGTGGGAGCCGTTTTGGGTGACCTGGCGCGAGGTCTACCAGCTGCGCAGCCTGATCGGCCTGCCGGATGCCGATGCGCGCGACGAGGTGGTGCAACTATGGCGTGGCTGGCAGCCGCAAAACGCCATCCTGCAAGGCCTGGCCGACAGCCTGGCCCAGCGGCTGCAATCCTCCACGCTGGAGCGGCGGCTGAAAATCGCCCAGGCGCTGGATAACTGGCTGACGGCCGGGCTGTGGGGCACCGAGCGCCAGTTCTCGCAATATGCGCTGGGGCGCAGCAAGGCTTTTGGCGAAGCTGACCGGCGCTGGCTGGCCGAGTTCGGCATTGCGCTGGAAGCCTGTGGCATCTCGCGCCATACCCCGCATGTGTTTTTGTCCGGCCCACTGGAGCTTTACGCCGGCGGGCAGCTGCTGCTGTCGGCCGGGCTGTTGCAAAGCGGGCTGGCGCTGGCACCGGAAGCCCTGCAACAAGTAGATGCGGTACGCGGCCCGGTGCAGATGGTGCGCATCGTGGAAAACCTCAGCGTGTTCGAGGTGCTGACGCGACAGGCCGAACCGGTGCTTACCCTGTGGGTGCCGGGCTATCCGCACCGGCGCTGGCTGCAGGCAGTCGGCCATCTGCTGGCAGTATTACGCCTGCCGGTGCAGGTAGCCTGCGACCTGGACCCGGCCGGGGTGGCCATCGCCCTGCAGGTGGGCGAGCTGGCCGGGCAGGCCGGCTGCGCCTGGCAGCCCTGGCGCATGCAGGCCGACGAGCTGACGCTGGCGCATGGCGGCCAGCCACTGAAAGAGGAAGACCAGCAGGCACTGGCCCGGCTGGCCCGCCTGCCGCTGCCGCCCATGCTGGCCGATCTGTGCGCCGCCATGCTGGAGCGTCAGCTGAAGGTGGAGCAGGAGGCGCTGTTCATCGGCCATGGCGACGAGGGGCTGACGGGCTGA
- a CDS encoding ATP-binding protein, with amino-acid sequence MFQMKSVEMVHWDFWQRLSVPLDAQIVTIIGPNGSGKTTLLDAMRTLLAIKCSGKRDYKRYVRNNREPFAYLRGVVDNPRRPSGGLYPTPFFPIVSDAVTLLCRIKKQGGDWVRHYAILDGDVPLELAEAQAQWLGVQEYRRRLEVAGLTPAVGEVLALEQGDTDKLTEYSPRQLLDLVFQVFGDKDVLDNYQRARDEQRATELELEALTRQEEALEVRVETMKTRAGRFLEWRQLQQTISRLQDEALPVLGYLDGKSALGQTWQNYRAAYGQLSRSRREHHDTLQLVAKLKAAEMAAAEARAAAENARVQVQEQFMAAKSEHAGVSGQLKERDRLQALASREYGADAAALSDKLSGLRSESEQLKDGLRDLNRQRIDLKNHVEALEIGRGRSPEEVRQFKGALDEANIGHAMLSDIIEVMDAGWQGAVEAMLRPYRHVVLLENPQQKGEAWRLGEKLRFRHFVVPERSSPPAARKGSLLEVIRFSANAPDWLYQQLNKVSRVENAQAGAGVDGDWITRDGYFRERRGARHIGVAAHEFAFGEGARQSRLLALRDELKQLNVRILADEERLVASTREAAGLAEYLGGMDAIRQLDSRAEEFAALATRLASLQQQQQELGAQLAEASSTKDAADQRYGDARLEHDRICQREQESLSRYDGKCQEVENHRRQLRRLLAELREWAERLPADALAAAHVAALEEEYESAADARHQLNYLQERLQGGEWETDESVLALRDKLADDLAQIDRERQRRQSEVDRSRELTDDARAAYMGKLRATVRAYGANIKRLGELAGIGVDVELPTLENDDAALAQAGLTLRFNFDQKGLMGMNDGEASGGQQVMKSLILLIGLMMDEANPSGFVFIDEPFAHLDIFNIDRVAGFLKATEAQYLITTPNTHNINIFAPSELTLATRKKRPGEQWAPPILQTRRRVDAAAPDAQA; translated from the coding sequence ATGTTCCAGATGAAATCGGTAGAAATGGTGCACTGGGACTTCTGGCAGCGTTTGTCGGTGCCGCTGGACGCGCAGATTGTCACCATCATCGGCCCCAATGGTTCGGGCAAAACCACCTTGCTGGATGCCATGCGCACCCTGCTGGCCATCAAGTGCTCCGGCAAGCGCGATTACAAGCGTTATGTGCGCAACAACCGCGAGCCTTTTGCCTATCTGCGCGGCGTGGTGGATAACCCGCGTCGCCCTTCCGGTGGCCTCTATCCCACGCCGTTTTTCCCCATTGTCAGTGATGCGGTCACTTTGCTGTGCCGCATCAAGAAACAGGGCGGCGACTGGGTGCGCCATTACGCCATTCTGGATGGCGATGTGCCGCTGGAACTGGCCGAAGCCCAGGCGCAGTGGCTGGGGGTGCAGGAATACCGCCGCCGGCTGGAAGTGGCCGGCCTTACCCCGGCGGTGGGCGAGGTGCTGGCGCTGGAGCAGGGCGATACCGACAAGCTCACCGAATACAGCCCGCGCCAGCTGCTGGACCTGGTGTTCCAGGTGTTTGGCGACAAGGATGTGCTGGACAACTACCAGCGTGCCCGCGACGAACAGCGCGCCACCGAGCTGGAACTGGAAGCGCTGACCCGGCAGGAAGAGGCGCTGGAAGTGCGCGTGGAAACCATGAAAACCCGCGCCGGGCGTTTTCTGGAGTGGCGGCAGCTGCAGCAGACCATCAGCCGTCTGCAAGACGAAGCCCTGCCGGTGCTGGGCTATCTGGATGGCAAGAGCGCGCTGGGCCAAACCTGGCAAAACTACCGCGCCGCCTATGGCCAGCTCAGCCGCAGCCGGCGCGAGCACCACGACACCCTGCAATTGGTGGCCAAGCTCAAGGCGGCAGAGATGGCCGCTGCCGAGGCCCGCGCTGCCGCAGAAAACGCCCGGGTGCAGGTGCAGGAGCAGTTCATGGCGGCCAAGTCCGAGCACGCCGGTGTTAGCGGTCAGCTGAAAGAGCGCGACCGCCTGCAGGCGCTGGCCAGCCGCGAATACGGTGCCGATGCCGCCGCGCTGTCCGACAAGCTGTCCGGCCTGCGCAGTGAGTCCGAGCAACTGAAGGACGGCCTGCGCGATTTGAACCGCCAGCGTATCGACCTGAAAAATCATGTCGAGGCGCTGGAAATCGGCCGGGGTCGTTCACCGGAAGAAGTGCGCCAGTTCAAGGGCGCGCTGGACGAAGCCAATATCGGCCACGCCATGTTGTCCGACATCATCGAGGTGATGGACGCTGGCTGGCAGGGCGCAGTGGAAGCCATGTTGCGCCCCTACCGCCATGTGGTGCTGCTGGAAAATCCACAGCAAAAGGGCGAGGCCTGGCGCTTGGGTGAAAAACTGCGCTTCCGCCATTTTGTGGTGCCGGAGCGCAGCAGCCCGCCGGCGGCGCGCAAGGGCAGCCTGCTGGAAGTGATCCGTTTTTCCGCCAATGCACCGGACTGGCTGTACCAGCAACTGAACAAGGTCAGCCGGGTGGAAAACGCCCAGGCTGGTGCCGGTGTGGACGGAGACTGGATCACCCGTGACGGCTATTTCCGCGAACGGCGTGGTGCGCGGCATATTGGCGTGGCGGCGCATGAATTCGCCTTTGGCGAAGGTGCGCGCCAGTCGCGCCTGCTGGCATTGCGCGACGAACTGAAGCAGCTCAATGTACGCATTCTGGCCGATGAAGAACGGCTGGTGGCCAGCACTCGCGAAGCGGCCGGCCTGGCCGAGTATCTGGGCGGCATGGATGCCATCCGCCAGCTGGATAGCCGTGCCGAAGAATTCGCCGCACTGGCCACCCGTCTGGCCAGCCTGCAACAGCAACAGCAGGAACTGGGCGCACAGCTGGCCGAAGCCAGCAGCACCAAGGATGCGGCTGACCAACGCTATGGCGATGCCCGGCTGGAGCACGACCGCATCTGCCAGCGCGAGCAGGAAAGCCTGTCGCGCTACGACGGCAAGTGCCAGGAGGTGGAAAACCACCGCCGCCAGTTGCGCCGCCTGCTGGCCGAATTGCGCGAATGGGCTGAGCGCCTGCCCGCCGATGCGCTGGCAGCCGCGCATGTGGCCGCACTGGAAGAGGAATACGAAAGCGCTGCCGATGCGCGCCATCAGCTGAATTATCTGCAAGAGCGCCTGCAAGGCGGCGAGTGGGAAACCGACGAATCCGTGCTGGCGCTGCGCGACAAGCTGGCCGACGACCTGGCGCAGATCGACCGCGAACGGCAGCGCCGCCAGAGCGAGGTGGACCGCTCGCGCGAACTCACCGACGACGCCCGCGCTGCCTATATGGGCAAGCTGCGCGCCACGGTGCGGGCTTATGGCGCCAATATCAAGCGTCTGGGCGAACTGGCCGGCATCGGCGTGGATGTCGAGCTGCCTACGCTGGAAAATGACGATGCCGCGCTGGCCCAGGCCGGGCTGACGCTGCGCTTCAACTTCGACCAGAAGGGCCTGATGGGCATGAACGATGGTGAAGCCTCCGGCGGCCAGCAGGTGATGAAATCGCTGATTTTGCTGATCGGCCTGATGATGGACGAGGCCAACCCGTCCGGCTTCGTGTTCATCGACGAGCCTTTCGCCCACCTGGACATCTTCAACATCGACCGGGTGGCGGGCTTCCTCAAGGCGACCGAAGCACAGTATCTGATCACCACGCCCAACACCCACAACATCAATATCTTTGCGCCATCGGAACTGACGCTGGCCACGCGCAAGAAGCGGCCGGGCGAGCAGTGGGCACCGCCCATCCTGCAAACCCGCCGCCGCGTGGACGCGGCCGCGCCCGACGCTCAGGCCTGA
- a CDS encoding ABC transporter ATP-binding protein codes for MEKLVVKDLHKSYGSHEVLKGISLKAKAGDVISIIGSSGSGKSTFLRCINFLEKPNAGSISLSGVDISLQKNKQGELIPSDQKQLQTMRSKLAMVFQHFNLWGHMTVLENVIEAPIHVLGLSRDEAIARAEKYLRKVGLDAQAQAKYPAHMSGGQQQRVAIARALAMEPEVMLFDEPTSALDPELVGEVLKVMQTLAEEGRTMIVVTHEMGFARNVSNHVMFLHKGLVEEEGHPDEVFGNTKSERLKAFLSGSLK; via the coding sequence ATGGAAAAGTTAGTCGTCAAAGACCTGCACAAAAGCTATGGCAGCCATGAAGTGCTCAAGGGCATCTCGCTCAAGGCCAAGGCCGGCGATGTAATCAGCATCATCGGTTCTTCCGGTTCCGGCAAAAGTACCTTCCTGCGCTGCATCAACTTTCTGGAAAAGCCCAACGCCGGCAGCATCAGCCTGAGTGGCGTTGACATCAGCCTGCAGAAAAACAAGCAGGGCGAACTGATTCCGTCCGACCAGAAGCAGCTGCAAACCATGCGCTCCAAGCTGGCCATGGTGTTCCAGCACTTCAATCTGTGGGGTCACATGACGGTGCTGGAAAACGTCATCGAAGCCCCCATCCACGTGCTGGGCCTGAGTCGCGACGAAGCCATTGCCCGCGCCGAAAAGTATCTGCGCAAGGTAGGGCTGGATGCCCAGGCCCAGGCCAAGTATCCGGCGCACATGTCCGGTGGTCAGCAGCAGCGCGTGGCGATTGCCCGCGCATTGGCGATGGAGCCGGAGGTGATGCTGTTTGACGAGCCCACCTCGGCACTGGACCCGGAACTGGTGGGTGAAGTGCTCAAGGTGATGCAGACCCTGGCCGAAGAAGGCCGCACCATGATTGTGGTGACGCATGAAATGGGCTTTGCCCGCAATGTGTCCAACCACGTCATGTTCCTGCACAAGGGGCTGGTGGAAGAAGAAGGCCACCCGGACGAAGTGTTCGGCAATACCAAGAGCGAACGCCTCAAGGCCTTCCTCTCCGGCAGCCTGAAGTAA
- a CDS encoding ABC transporter permease has translation MIDIIQQYWKAFLWTDGYHLSGLAVTMWLLVVSIAFGFCASIPLAIARVSRSKWLSRPVWLFSYVFRGTPLYIQLLFFYTGMYSLDMVRDVDILNHFFREGYNCTILAFGLNTCAYTTEIFAGAIKATPYGEIEAGRAYGMNKFTLYRRVIIPSALRRALPAYSNEVILMLHATTVAFTATVPDILKVARDVNAATYDSFNAFGLAALIYLCITFILVALFRKAESKWLAHLRPMKA, from the coding sequence GTGATCGACATCATCCAACAATACTGGAAAGCCTTCCTGTGGACCGATGGCTACCATCTGTCCGGCCTGGCGGTCACCATGTGGCTGCTGGTGGTTTCCATTGCTTTCGGTTTCTGCGCCTCCATTCCGCTGGCCATCGCCCGCGTGTCCCGCTCCAAATGGCTGTCGCGCCCGGTATGGCTGTTCTCCTACGTGTTTCGCGGCACCCCGCTGTACATCCAGCTGCTGTTTTTCTACACCGGCATGTACAGCCTGGATATGGTGCGCGATGTGGACATCCTCAATCACTTTTTCCGCGAAGGGTATAACTGCACCATTCTGGCCTTTGGCCTGAATACCTGCGCCTATACCACCGAAATCTTCGCTGGCGCCATCAAGGCCACCCCTTATGGCGAGATCGAGGCTGGCCGCGCCTATGGCATGAACAAGTTCACCCTGTACCGCCGTGTGATCATTCCTTCCGCACTGCGCCGTGCCCTGCCGGCCTACAGCAACGAAGTGATCCTGATGCTGCATGCCACCACCGTGGCCTTTACCGCCACCGTGCCGGACATCCTGAAAGTGGCGCGCGATGTGAATGCCGCAACGTATGACTCGTTCAATGCCTTCGGTCTGGCGGCGCTGATTTACCTGTGCATCACCTTCATTCTGGTGGCCCTGTTCCGCAAGGCGGAAAGCAAGTGGCTGGCGCACCTGCGCCCGATGAAGGCCTGA
- a CDS encoding ABC transporter permease, which produces MFLDGFGPIILDGAWVTLELAVMSLLVSFIIGLGGAGAKLSSNPLLKGIATLYTTLIRGVPDLVLMLLIFYSLQIGMNHLTEWQGLEQINLNPFVSGVFTLGFIYGAYFTETFRGAFLSVPKGQIEAGIAYGMSGWQTFSRIQFPQVMRFALPGISNNWQVMLKATALVSIIGLSDVVKASIDAGKSSYKVFFFTVVAGAIYLILTSVSSLVLMWLERRYSTGVREAEL; this is translated from the coding sequence ATGTTTCTGGATGGATTCGGGCCTATCATCCTGGACGGTGCATGGGTCACGCTGGAGCTGGCGGTAATGTCGCTCCTGGTGTCTTTCATCATCGGTCTGGGAGGCGCTGGCGCCAAGTTGTCGAGCAACCCGTTGCTCAAGGGCATTGCCACGCTTTACACCACATTGATTCGCGGCGTACCGGATCTGGTACTGATGCTGCTGATTTTCTACAGCCTGCAGATCGGCATGAACCATCTGACCGAATGGCAGGGCCTGGAGCAGATCAACCTCAACCCCTTCGTGTCCGGCGTGTTCACCCTGGGCTTCATCTACGGGGCCTATTTCACCGAGACCTTCCGCGGTGCCTTCCTGTCCGTGCCCAAAGGCCAGATCGAAGCAGGCATTGCCTACGGCATGAGCGGCTGGCAAACCTTTTCCCGCATCCAGTTTCCGCAGGTGATGCGCTTTGCCCTGCCCGGTATCTCGAATAACTGGCAGGTGATGCTCAAGGCCACCGCCCTGGTATCCATCATCGGCCTGTCCGATGTGGTGAAGGCGTCGATCGATGCCGGCAAGAGCTCCTACAAGGTGTTCTTTTTCACCGTGGTGGCCGGTGCCATTTATCTGATTCTGACGTCGGTTTCCAGCCTGGTACTGATGTGGCTGGAACGTCGCTATTCCACCGGCGTGCGGGAGGCTGAACTGTGA
- a CDS encoding ABC transporter substrate-binding protein — MRKVITAVSLALMATSFGAFAKDWKEVRFGVDASYAPFESKAPSGQLVGFDIDLGTEICARMKAKCVWVENDFDGMIPALKAKKFDGVLSSMSINEARLKEINFSAKLFNTPTRMVAKAGSGLQPTAASLKGKRVGVEQGTIQEAYAKAHWAPGGVEVVPYQNQTLVLADLASGRLDASLQDAIQADEGFLKKPEGKGFAFAGGDLNDPKTLGTGAGIGLRKEDTDLKAAIDKAIAGMLKDGTYKKIEKKYFKFDVYGK, encoded by the coding sequence ATGAGAAAAGTGATTACCGCCGTTTCTCTGGCACTGATGGCCACTTCTTTTGGCGCATTCGCCAAGGACTGGAAGGAAGTTCGTTTCGGTGTTGATGCCAGCTACGCTCCGTTCGAGTCCAAGGCACCAAGCGGTCAGCTGGTCGGCTTTGACATCGATCTGGGCACCGAAATCTGTGCACGCATGAAGGCCAAGTGTGTCTGGGTGGAAAATGACTTTGACGGCATGATCCCTGCCTTGAAGGCCAAGAAATTTGATGGCGTGCTGTCTTCCATGTCCATCAACGAAGCGCGCCTGAAAGAAATCAACTTCTCGGCCAAACTGTTCAATACCCCGACCCGCATGGTGGCCAAGGCCGGTTCCGGCCTGCAACCGACTGCTGCTTCGCTGAAGGGCAAGCGTGTAGGTGTTGAGCAAGGCACCATTCAGGAAGCCTATGCCAAAGCGCACTGGGCACCGGGCGGTGTAGAAGTGGTTCCTTACCAGAACCAGACTCTGGTGCTGGCCGACTTGGCTAGTGGCCGTCTGGACGCCTCGCTGCAAGATGCCATCCAGGCTGATGAAGGCTTCCTGAAAAAGCCGGAAGGCAAGGGCTTTGCTTTCGCCGGTGGTGACCTGAACGACCCGAAAACCCTGGGTACCGGTGCCGGTATCGGCCTGCGCAAGGAAGATACCGATCTGAAGGCTGCCATCGACAAGGCGATTGCCGGCATGCTGAAAGACGGCACTTACAAGAAAATCGAAAAGAAATACTTCAAGTTTGACGTATACGGCAAATAA
- the obgE gene encoding GTPase ObgE, with product MKFIDEARIEVMAGKGGNGAASFRREKYVPFGGPDGGDGGKGGSVYAVADENVNTLVEYRFVKKYLAQDGERGRGADCYGKGGDDIELHMPVGTVIADHDTGEVVADLTHHGQRVMIARGGKGGLGNIHFKSSTNRAPRQSTPGEEGEQRTLKLELKVLADVGLLGMPNAGKSTFIRSVSAARPKVADYPFTTLHPNLGVVRMDDTSSFVIADIPGLIEGAAEGAGLGHRFLKHLQRTGLLLHIVDVAPFDPEVDPVREARAIVAELEKYDDELHGKPRWLVLNKLDMLPVEERDLTVSAFLEAYGWPKTQPDDSLGFDVDTPRVFAISALTHEGTRELVRAIDNYLRIMRARARAAAEEAERLAEEARLARKAAARARQEEIEAAKAAAAAAKAAGEDK from the coding sequence ATGAAATTTATCGACGAAGCCCGTATTGAAGTGATGGCGGGCAAGGGCGGCAATGGTGCCGCCAGTTTCCGTCGCGAAAAGTACGTGCCCTTTGGTGGCCCGGACGGTGGCGATGGCGGCAAGGGTGGCAGCGTGTATGCGGTGGCGGATGAAAACGTCAACACCCTGGTGGAATACCGTTTCGTCAAAAAATACCTGGCGCAGGATGGCGAACGTGGCCGCGGTGCCGACTGTTACGGCAAGGGCGGTGACGATATCGAACTGCACATGCCGGTGGGCACGGTGATTGCCGACCACGATACCGGCGAGGTGGTGGCCGACCTGACGCACCATGGCCAGCGGGTGATGATTGCCCGTGGCGGCAAGGGTGGCCTGGGTAATATCCATTTCAAATCCTCGACCAACCGCGCGCCGCGTCAGAGCACGCCGGGTGAAGAGGGCGAACAGCGTACGCTGAAGCTGGAACTGAAGGTGCTGGCCGATGTAGGCCTGCTGGGCATGCCGAACGCCGGCAAGTCCACCTTTATCCGCTCGGTATCGGCGGCACGCCCCAAGGTGGCGGACTATCCGTTTACCACCCTGCACCCCAATCTGGGTGTGGTGCGCATGGACGATACCAGCAGCTTCGTGATTGCCGACATTCCCGGCCTGATCGAAGGCGCGGCGGAAGGTGCTGGCCTGGGCCATCGCTTCCTCAAGCATTTGCAGCGTACCGGCCTGTTGCTGCATATCGTGGACGTGGCACCGTTCGACCCGGAGGTTGACCCGGTGCGTGAAGCCCGTGCCATTGTGGCCGAGCTGGAAAAGTATGATGACGAATTGCATGGCAAGCCGCGTTGGCTGGTGCTGAACAAGCTGGACATGCTGCCGGTAGAAGAGCGCGACCTCACCGTGTCGGCCTTCCTGGAGGCCTATGGCTGGCCCAAGACCCAGCCGGACGACAGCCTGGGTTTCGATGTGGACACGCCGCGTGTGTTCGCCATTTCCGCGCTGACCCACGAAGGCACCCGCGAACTGGTGCGCGCCATCGACAACTATCTGCGCATCATGCGCGCCCGCGCCCGTGCTGCGGCCGAAGAAGCCGAGCGCCTGGCTGAAGAGGCCCGCCTGGCACGTAAGGCAGCTGCCCGTGCCCGACAGGAAGAGATCGAGGCCGCCAAGGCCGCTGCTGCCGCGGCCAAGGCTGCCGGCGAAGACAAGTAA
- the rpmA gene encoding 50S ribosomal protein L27 translates to MAHKKAGGSSRNGRDSEAKRLGVKAYGGELIPAGSIIVRQRGTRFHAGENVGLGKDHTLFAKVDGYVQFTIKGALQRKIVTVVPYTGVDGE, encoded by the coding sequence ATGGCACACAAAAAAGCAGGCGGTAGCTCCCGCAACGGTCGTGACTCCGAAGCCAAACGCTTGGGCGTTAAGGCTTACGGTGGCGAACTGATTCCGGCAGGTTCCATTATCGTACGTCAGCGTGGTACCCGTTTCCACGCAGGTGAAAACGTTGGTCTGGGCAAGGATCACACCCTGTTCGCCAAGGTTGACGGCTACGTTCAGTTCACCATCAAGGGTGCTCTGCAACGCAAGATCGTTACCGTTGTTCCGTACACCGGTGTAGACGGCGAATAA
- the rplU gene encoding 50S ribosomal protein L21 gives MYAVIKTGGKQYKVAIGEKLKVEQIPADVDSQIVLEEVLMVADGEQVVVGAPLVAGATVTATVVSHGRGDKIRIFKMRRRKHYQKHQGHRQNFTEIRIDAISK, from the coding sequence ATGTATGCGGTCATAAAAACCGGCGGCAAGCAGTACAAAGTTGCCATCGGTGAAAAACTCAAAGTAGAACAGATACCTGCAGACGTCGACAGCCAAATCGTACTCGAAGAAGTGCTGATGGTCGCTGACGGTGAACAGGTTGTTGTAGGCGCCCCGCTGGTAGCTGGTGCCACCGTTACGGCTACTGTCGTTTCCCACGGTCGTGGCGACAAGATCCGCATCTTCAAGATGCGTCGTCGTAAGCACTACCAGAAACATCAGGGTCATCGTCAGAACTTCACCGAAATCCGCATCGACGCGATTTCGAAGTAA